The Thomasclavelia ramosa DSM 1402 genome includes a region encoding these proteins:
- a CDS encoding PTS transporter subunit EIIC, with the protein MAKKYEKLAKTILDSIGGKENITYFQHCTTRLRFNLKDRSIVKISDIENVDQVLGSQWSNDELQIIIGPAVADAYAEICEFGNLQREEAIDEDLDGNAEKKKVALKSVLMGIMDGISGCITPIIPMMIGGGMIKVFYMLANMVGILPETSSTYQILYWLGDAFIYFFPVFLGATAAKKFGANQGVGMLLGALLIYPSFIAMATEGAAMSIFGLPVYVANYSTTVIPIILTVYILSKVEKLINRYCPDILKSFVVPTGSLLVMLPIMLVVTAPLGYYIGTYVAEAVIWIYETIGFLGVSILCALLPLMVMTGMHTMMTPYWTSAFASLGYDPFFLPAMILSNMNQFAATLAVSLKAKTKKVKSTAMSCAVTAIVGGVTEPAMFGITFKYKKPLYAAMIGNAAGGLIAGLLKVACYAFPGSGGMFAVVTFAGPGNNLIFFLIAALVGMIITFILTYILGIDEKEV; encoded by the coding sequence ATGGCAAAGAAATATGAAAAACTTGCTAAAACGATTTTAGATTCAATCGGTGGAAAAGAAAATATTACATATTTTCAACATTGTACAACCAGATTGCGTTTTAATTTAAAGGACAGGAGTATTGTGAAGATATCTGATATAGAAAATGTAGATCAGGTATTAGGAAGTCAATGGTCCAATGATGAATTGCAGATCATTATTGGACCCGCAGTTGCTGATGCTTATGCGGAAATTTGTGAGTTTGGCAATCTCCAAAGAGAAGAAGCAATTGATGAAGATCTTGATGGAAATGCAGAAAAGAAAAAAGTCGCTTTAAAATCTGTACTTATGGGAATTATGGATGGGATATCAGGATGTATCACGCCGATTATTCCAATGATGATTGGTGGAGGAATGATCAAAGTATTCTATATGCTTGCGAATATGGTAGGAATCTTGCCTGAAACAAGCTCAACATATCAAATTTTATATTGGTTGGGGGATGCTTTTATCTATTTCTTTCCCGTTTTTTTAGGCGCAACAGCTGCTAAAAAATTTGGAGCAAACCAAGGTGTAGGAATGTTGTTAGGTGCATTGCTTATTTATCCAAGTTTTATTGCAATGGCAACTGAAGGAGCTGCTATGTCAATTTTTGGATTACCGGTTTATGTTGCAAATTATTCAACTACCGTTATTCCAATTATTTTAACTGTTTATATTTTAAGTAAAGTTGAGAAACTAATTAATCGATATTGTCCAGATATTTTAAAATCATTTGTTGTCCCTACAGGTTCTTTATTAGTCATGTTACCAATTATGTTAGTAGTAACGGCACCGTTGGGATACTATATTGGAACTTATGTGGCAGAAGCGGTTATTTGGATTTATGAAACAATTGGTTTCTTAGGGGTTTCTATTTTGTGTGCATTGTTACCTTTAATGGTTATGACTGGTATGCATACAATGATGACACCATATTGGACTTCGGCCTTCGCCTCTTTAGGATATGATCCTTTCTTTTTACCAGCTATGATTCTTTCTAATATGAATCAATTTGCAGCGACTTTAGCAGTATCATTAAAAGCTAAGACAAAAAAAGTAAAATCTACTGCCATGTCGTGTGCGGTTACTGCAATTGTTGGTGGGGTAACAGAACCGGCTATGTTCGGGATTACTTTTAAGTATAAAAAACCATTGTATGCAGCGATGATTGGAAATGCAGCTGGAGGATTAATTGCTGGACTATTAAAAGTTGCCTGTTATGCATTTCCAGGATCAGGAGGTATGTTTGCAGTAGTTACTTTTGCGGGTCCAGGAAATAATTTGATATTCTTTTTAATTGCTGCATTGGTAGGAATGATTATTACATTTATATTAACTTATATTTTAGGAATAGATGAGAAAGAGGTGTAG